A window of Castanea sativa cultivar Marrone di Chiusa Pesio chromosome 8, ASM4071231v1 genomic DNA:
gattttagaacctgtgctctaataccaaatgatgcgaacctcaatcgacacgctttgagacccaacaaaaatattagaatacttgcccaagaaagctaaaattcatattttttatagaaaccctgacccaacatttataatcgaaacgcgaaccaaaggtataagttgaccttgacccaatgattataaagaatcacaaacCGAAGGTATgaagtttgaatgccacaaggaagaatccatgataagttcacagttcttgaagaaccaaaagaagagcaaagcctcaccttttcagatttttattcaataatataatgaaaaacgtttacagacttcagggcctatttaagggctccataagacttgacagacaagaaaacatattctaagataactcctaattgatacctaacccTATCAGGAATCTAATTTGAcctaaaagcattaaatgcacctaaaaacaaggaaataaataataataaaaacgcactaaataataaaaccctaaataaaagttaatttggtctgaaattaacagatccaaaataggaaacaatctccattaactgatatagagctggaaagtcaatcagccattaattcacacCATATCACTCCCgtttaagccagatcagccctaaatagcttgaattaaattaattacactttcatcttcctttgggctaagcttggaatgtcctgcgttaaaatcagcccattaagtgcttctttgatcttcttggatcttgctcttgtaatagacccaactggaacatgcaatggatccttgaatgtttgttgattctcatcactaACCctctctaataccacttgttttttttgtttaaaccacttttaaacaaattaatttaatcTAATGAATTAGCCAAGtagttacttaggttaattatgagatctaggttaaacacatgATATCATATTACCTAGTgtagaaaagtaaaaaagacagtaatatgatgacttaggaaaaccaataaaaccaacTGATTCAAGGTGAAAAATCTGGGAATGATTTAACCTATCTATCCTCAAGGTGAACAAATTCACTATGATAGAATGAAAGTTTACAAtagatttaaaccctaaatctaaagcTACCTCTTGTAGATCTTACTAACATGACCACATGCGGCTCCGACTCAACGGACTCTTCTATCTTAAATTTGCTGAACACAAACTCCcacgcttgtgactttgagatccaaTTCAAAGGTTTCAGATTACCATCAATAGTAgatctttatgcagcaacttgTTTCCACTAGTTCTTGATTGTAAATCTTGTTACGGTAGACACTTATTGAGTTACAATGTATAGAAACCTCACAAATCTCACAGGAGGACTCACAAGTCTTCCAAGGGCTTCTAAAACATAATTAGAgtttccttttatacctagtaGTGTTGGACTAAAATCCTAGACTTTTTTCACAGGCTTGGGCTTGATTTAAAATCTCTAGAATAAGACTTTTGCTAGGTTGAACCTTCTTTCGATCTGTCGAGCTTCACAGTAGCTGACAGtttttgaatcttgacttgaacagtgttgagcaatgtctaacaccTAATCTAAACATATTTTTGTTCCCAGTTTGCCAACATACATAAATTAAGAATCTAAATATTTAACCCTAAATATTTAGAACATAACAAATtatctaggaattttttttaatagactaGACAAATTTATTCGTTTATCATAACAAACAATTATGTGTGTCTTATgcgtttatataaatatttttttaagagagattttcaacttatggcgtccacTCCTAATGATATATCTTTATCATCAAGCCAAGAcaccaattattttttagtgtaggtggggattgaaccccagatttcttattcaaccattaaagactttactagttaagctaactggaacttaccgtttatataaatatttttagtatcATATGGATATGGCTAATATATTTTAATGACTCATTTATCTTTTATGCTAACTACATTTCTTGTGTAATAGAAGAATATGGGACTTCCCAAATACGATCTTAGCTCATGTCAATATAAAACTATTTGGTGGGCTTTTAGTTTTTAAgctaatgaaaaagaaaatacaccCAAAACTGAGAAAATGCATGACAAAATAGTTCATAAAGTGAAGAAAGGCATTCACATAATGttatatatgatgatgcaatgaagatcagtaggctggatgcttcggacttgaaaggaccacttgttctctctgcggcctgaagaaaaaagaaaagcgaatcaaaggtgaccggggctgccggccaaaaaccctccgatgacaaagttagtttttctctctatctttttggagttccaacttttttggagtaaaattcacatacctttgccttgtttgaatcagtctttatatagtgccttcatggacggttatcgaaattggaacctcccctggattcaaggagggttaaacgtaactgccataaccgtttaggagttacacttctatttcacaacggatacatgacagttatgcgtgggataagggattgtcacattatattcggagattctcctaagtatgatatcctcgtcctggaattccttcgtcGAGCGTGCCTGATAACTCCAAGTGTAGCATCCTCGTCCACGaatctttatgtggacgagtcctctcggggcAGACAgtgcgcatcccatggacgagggatgtagcttcgctatcatccTCAGGACCGCCTTgtccgttaccctcgtcctgaggataactcctggacggctgccgaggtgatgaccgtccagggacggtctgagtgttttcatcccacatcaatatatattttcatataaaaaataatgtaatgacTCATTCTTGGTTTATGTAAGTCACATACTTGATGTttgtcaaaaacaaaattgttgtaaattgtaattataaAATCTTTCGGAGGAAATTTAAGCTAATAaagaacaaataataataataaagcacCTCCAAAAGtggagaaaatgtgagaaaaaaattcaatcattGACGTAAAGAAAATCATTGAcgtaataataattatattttcacaTCATACATAATAATGTAATGATCAATTCTTTGTATACGTTACATATATTTGACATATAATACACATACTTGATGGTTGATGCTTGCCAAGCATCAATATAAAACGTTTTGGAATTCTTATAATTTTTCCACTTATATGTTGTAGAATTGTTATACTAGTAAAGAATTTTaggaattggattttatttatatgtttattttactTTAGAGCCACTGACCTCCAGCTCCAAAAGTGAGAGCCCTGTTTAGGGtgttgttggtttttttgtttatcgATGAGATGAGAACTAAACCGGTATTTCTCCAATGATCTTATTGCGGGAAGAAAATGTAGGACATGGTGTCCACTAAACCAGCTGGAGTAAGCTTAATGACCATTAAATCACCACCTTTCATGATTTTTAAAAGTGGGCATCTTTTGACCTTCCTCATATGTACTTAATTTAATTGGTTAACttaagatttcatttttttatttggtatgtttaGAGTCATTGCCATTtcacaatatcaaattttaagatCGATTTTATTCTGGAATATTTGACATTATGTCAAATCTCATAGACTCACTAAATGCAAAATTCAGAAATTACAAGCATTCCATATTATTGTGCAGAATCTTTACGATATATTCTTTAGATTGTGCCACTTTTGGAGTCAAAAGTAACGTTATAGTCACAAGAAGGCCACCCCGCATTATCCTTCATTTCTGATCTTTTtgaattcctttccttttcaaGCACGTAACAGCAAAGTCATGCATTGTAGCATGTCTAATGTCCCATATAAACACGTTACCGTTGCTACAATAGGAACGGTCACTTTactcaaaatcaaaactataAATGTGAACAGATTGATTTGTAGCGTTTACTTTTGCTTCCTACTTTAATACCTTAATCAGTATATGTCATGGTCGAAAGCTAAAAGACAAATGTATATTCATCCTTTGGCAAGACAATCGTTAATATGATTTCTTTCTGAAAAAGACATGTATTATTCCATAAAATGGATTATTCATACAGTTCACGCTAACCAATACTGAGCTCTAGTTTCCTTTCTGAGTTCTCTAGTGCTATATATGACATGAAGTAGTAGTAATTTTGCAGTGAAGGAAGATGGAATACTGCAAACTCCAGATAGTGGCTATTGTATCATTGGTGCTTCTCTTCCCAGTCATTGATGCGTGGGGACATGATGGGCATTACATAGTTTGTAGCATTGCTCAGGTGCttaataatttctttcttaatctCAATGTATTGTCTGCGTGAtcagaaatatatataacatctttatttgttttctgtggTAATATAAACAGTCTCGCTTGAACAAAGGAGCTGCTAAGAAAGTGGAAGAACTGCTTCCAAAATCTGCACAGAATGACTTAGGGAGTGTGTGTATATGGGCAGATCAGATCAAGTTTCATTATCCCTGGTCAAGACCTCTTCACTTTATAAATACCCCTAATGTTTGCAATTACAAGTTCTCGAGTGAGTCTTATCTCTCTCTTGGTGGCAAATATATAAGACAGAATCTTTATGTTAAGAGTATTAGATAATGATtaaatttctcactttttttaatagcttattaaatttttaagatAATCAGTAATATTTATCATGGTACTTGGTTTTAAGTTTGAATCTTGTCCCTACTCTACCTTCCATTTAAAACCTTAAAATTTCCCACtaacaatttaatattttggaataatctataatttatcaaaaatagcTTCATAATTATTTCTAATCAATTTCTATAGGAAAATATAACGCAGTTGACATCGAAATGACTTCTTTAGCCACACGTTGGTGATGATAGGATAAAGTACAAACCATGCCGTGTAGGCTGACATCATGTCATGCTTAACAGTACTTTTAATGTTCAGGGGATTGCAAGGATGAAAATGGAAGGGAAGGGAGGTGTGTTGCAGGAGCAATTCAAAATTACACCAGCCAGTTGATAGATATTAGCAGCAAAGGTAAGATTCATGTAAATTCTTgaaccaaaaactaaaatatttagtACAACctctttattgttttttttttttttttcatagaagtTCTTCTCTAATGGATGTTTTGCCCATTTATGCTACCTTACTGACCAAATCGTGTTTCTAATGCAATTAATTGTAACTATCAGATAACCTTACTGAAGCACTcctgtttttctctcattttttggGTGATATTCATCAGGTACGAGTTGCATTAAAGATGATCTGAATATACATAGCATGCTTGGATGTGTGCATTATTAACTATAGTACTTGTTTAATGCAGCCTCTACACTGCGGTTTTGCTTCAGACAAGGGAGGCAATACAATTGAAGTTCACTGGTACACAAGGAAGCAAAATCTTCACCATGTGAGTGTAGTTGGCAACTGACCATTGCTTATACAAAAAAGCTGCCTATATTTATGATTTGTAAACTCATACTTATTCATACAGATATGGGATGACAGCATTATAGAGACAGCACAAGAAAGTTTCTATAGTTCAAATTTGGCAGACCAGATTGAtgcaattcaaaaaaatattacgGTAGCTTATTTGACACTTTCTTAGTGACTGTATTAGACTTAGTACTTGGTTTATTTTCCATAATGTGTATCAATTTTGTTCTGTAAATATATTTCAAACTACAGACTGGCTGGGCCGATCAAGTTAAGAGCTGGGAGAGCTGCAGTTATACTGATACAACATGTGCAGACGTGTATGTTTCTCAACCACAATTTATTAACCTAGAATTTTTTAGCGAGTTCCATTTCATTGTCATAAGGTAGTTTGAATGAAGTATGTAGTTAGCCAATACATtatacttctttcttttttatttttttaacttattgcCTATCTTCAAAAATGTCATCTTTTTTCACTATTTTACCAATAAAATGATGTCgcctttttccataaaaaaggcaagttttttataaaatatcGTTTCTGGCTTAAATTATGTTCACTTAAATCTCTGCACAGATGGACACATTGTTTCCTATCCTCTTATTTCTCTTGTCTGTCTCAACTTATTGAACAAAAGCAACATTGTTAATGTGTATATGACTTGTTTTACTAGAAATTTAAGGATAGATGAAGTTGGTTATTTTCTCAGATATGCCTCTGAAAGCATTGAAGCAGCCTGTGACTGGGCATACAAAGATGCGACTGAAGGTTCAGTTTTAGAAGGTCAAGAGTAGAGTCTTACAAGTTTTCCAGTTCTGCATGTTCGTTTCTTCTCGGTATAGAGAAATAATATGGAAACTGTTTGCAGATGAATATTTTCTCTCCCGGTTACCAGTAGTCAGTAAGCGGTTGGCTCAAGCTGGAGTTCGGTTGGCAGCCATTCTCAACCATTACTTCAAGTGATAATACTTATTTCTTCTATAGTGTATGCTAAAGCTTTAGACCATACATGTCGATCAATATCAATAAAATACATGGTTCTAGTCATTGCTTTTGAATGTATAAAACATGATACTTCTAGTAATCTAGCACTCTTTTTCTTTGTGAAATTAGTGTTCCACATTGCTACTCAAATTATATCAATTGATTAAATTAAAGGCCGCTTTCTGATATAGCTCCACAGTATTCTTCTATGCAAATGATTCTATTGTTCCACAGAAAAGATCAAATTCTTTTAAATAGATCGCTTTTCATTCTTGTGATTCATTACGTTTAGTAGAACATTAGAGTCTATATGTGAGTTTAAACACATTCAACACATCATAAAACATTCTGACTATGTAGTCATTTTACATTGTAAATTGTATCAACTTAAATTGTATTAACCAACATCTAAACAAACTTTGTCATGAATTGACTCAAGGTGGAACATGTAGAATGCCCTGTAACTAAGGTTTCTTCACAACGAGGACAGGGCACTTTGCATTCTGAACACAATAGTTGCTCACGCTCCCCAGAATAGCTCTGTATCAACACCATGGTATATTAGTATTCAATAATTGGAAGACCTTCTTTGCATAGGATGTAAAGTATCATGATAAGCATATTCTTAATTTGCCAAACTGATTTCATACATTATAGAATGCAGTGGGGCAATAACCCCCGAGtcatttgtaaattttgtataaGAAGGGTAAAGAATGAATTTTCAGACATGTGGATTGGCCATGGAGACAGTCACCACAGCCTCTTATTCAGTCTTTATCAATGGGGAACCAAAGGGCTGGATCACTCAATCTAGGGGCATTCGGCAAGGAGACCTACTATCTCCTTACCTCTTCCTCCTTTGTGCGGAAGGCCTCTTGGCACTACTAAATAAGGCAGCGGAGAATCATGTGATCAATGGAATTATGTCTAGCCAAAATGGGGTGTGCATCTCCCACCTTCTTTTTGCAGACGATAGTTTACTATTTTGCAAAGCCACAGTTGGAGAGTGTCAACAACTATTGAGCATCCTTGGCCAATATGAGGCAGCTTCGGGACAAGCAATCAATCGCCAAAAAACTTCCTTGTTTTTTAGCAAGAACACAAATCCCAAAATAAGGAGATTGATCCAACATCAATTGGGGGCTAGAGTAATGACAAACAGTGAGAAATACCTTGGTCTACCAATGACATGTGGTAAATCAAGGGTGAACGTCTGATTCTGGCAGTACCATTGGACCATCTCGACTCTCCGAACACTCTGATTTGGACAGAAAATAAAGCTGTGAAGTTCACAGTAAAAACAGCTTATCGGCTTGCACTCCGCCTGAACATGCAACCGTGAGCAGAACATTCATCAAGCCACGCTTTTAAACCAGCTTGGAGCAAAATCTGGACACTCAAATGTACCACCCAaagtttgaatgtttttatgtAGAGCTTGCTCGAATTGTCTCCCAACCAAGGAAAATCTCCATAGACGTTGAATACGTGTGGATACCAGATGTGAATTCTACCACCAACAGTCTGAGAATACAAGTCATATCCTATGGGAATGCCCATTTGCACAAAATGTATGGGCACTGATGAGTAGCCGAATCCAGAAATGCAGAAAcatagagggcgtttggatccgcgTTCTGCGTCCACGTCCGCGTTTtggcttctattttttttttttttttttttaaacccagccGCATATATTGACTTTCAGCTATGAACAGTAcacaaaattactgttcatgggtcccacaaatttcacttttcagcaactttttcattaaaaatgggtcccacaatactattcacacatttaaaaattattttgctacagtgttttcagttttcagtttcagcaaaataagttctatccaaacagacccatagCAGACAATTTTTTCCACTTATTCCGACAGCTGCATGACAGGCTTAGCCAACACAAACTTGAACAGTGGGCAACTACGGCATGGTTGATTTGGAATGCGAGAAACAAGTTTTACTTTGAGCATGTCCAACTCCAACCAAAAACAATCGTTGATGTCGCATGCGGTCTGTTGGATGAGTACCAACGCCTCATGGCTTTGCAGTGACAAGCCACGTTTTTTGCTGCATTTTGTATcttgttttaaacttttgaaaCCGCAACACAGATACTGGGGGTCACTACTGTACTGAAACTCTTTACacataaatgaaaatttctatCGTTTGGATGTCAAAAAACAATcatttccaaaatataaaattgaaaattagtgAACACAACGTGCAAGTCAAATAAAGTATTTGCCAAaagccttgtaactcaattaatTGTCCCCTCTTGGTGTTTCCAACGAAGACAATACAAAGTCAATATTTTCCCCACCcgcaattatcaaattatcaaaaataaaaataaaaatcaaataaagtatTATTGTGGCTTCTCATGGTTGATCACGAAATCATGGTTAAAAGACATAGGACTTAGGATTGGAGCATCCACGTAAAGGAAGTATATATGGTGCAGACACATGGTACAAGCCCACAATTATACGCATGTATGGGAGgaaaagcaaaaagaagacagctcaacctgtggccttatggatggagcctgtTAGTAATTGGGCTTAAGATTAAGCAAACCCgagcatttaataattaggatttctttatgcattttattgttagctatttaagcccctttttttataattataagacagttttgagaattataaaaaaagtgtgttcttttttttatattggtgCTGAATCTAGttttgcttggtgctgactccaagtaACCTTAGGTGCTCACTCCTAGGGTTTATTCTTAAttctattgttttttatttgttctattGAAATAgtgtggttgtcctacgtcagttttggtatcagagcagacttTCGGTCCATACAACACAACCGTAAACAACCACTTGAAAGAAAAACCATCAAAAAAGCAAGCCAACCAAATGTGACAGTACCTTTCAAGTTTTTGCCCCATGAGATCTTGAACAAGCCCAAACCAGCCCCTATAATCCGTATATACGCCCTTTGGCCACATGAGTTCTTCATCCTCAAGCCAATAGAGAAGCCAGTGACTCTTCCCAAGCCGGTGACCACCATCCGTGCCCGCCTCTGATCACAGAACCCACAAACTACAAACtacaaaccacaaaaaaaagggTGACCCACGCAAGACCCATCAACCACCAgccaccaaaacccacaaatcaaCACTCACCACCGCAAGACCCATCAGCCACCAGCCACCAGCCACCAAAACCCATTATCATCCTCGACCATTGTCGTTGAGGACGTCGACCACCACCAATGCCAAGACTTGAGCCAAGCAGCCGCCACTCCTCCATGTTTCGTGCCGCCATTGTCTTCCCCATCTTCACGCCGCCACAGTCGTCGATCCCTAGCACCGCAAGTCCATTGCCGagcaatttgttttttttttttcaatttagagATTATGTTGTCTCTTTTAGTTTCtgtggttttctttttaaagtttgTAGTTTGAGTTTCTTTTAAAGTCTATCGTTTGCATTTCTTTTAAAGTTTGTAGTTTCTTAAGTCCATTGCAAAGctatgtattttaaaattttgcaaaaaaaaaaatcaaaaatcaaaacgaAGTAAAAGAAGGAAATTCTTGTTGCCGTGACAACCCAATGCATGTATTGGGCCCTTAATTGTTCTCCACAGGTCCACTTTGTCCAAATAGATCCACTCACTTAAGGAGCCAAGCCCGTGACTATCTAGTGCAATAAGTTGGCCACTGACCAGGAtacaattctttctctctttttggtggatttaattgtctcattaaaaaaaaaaattatctttacattTTTTATGTGCATATCCCAATATAACCCACTAGCCTACCCATTTTGTGCTCAAGTTAGCTGTTTTATTATTTGTGCTTTCTTTCAGTACCCattttaaaattccaaaaaaaaaaaaaaaaaacagacataactcaatttctttgaaatatcttattctcattattaattgtGGAGCTTATTAgaatttgaattctatttgGGCTATCTCTCAATATTGTGAACACTGTCACTACTTAACTGcaatttatttctttgattCTTTGATCTAGTCTCTACATGTACTCTTGCTCGACCTTGATTTTATATTGGGAATTggttatttgaatttttgggaatCTCAATTGCATTCATAAATATAGTGTTGCATGCATCTGCGTAGGGGTCGCATCATGTCGAACCCTGAACATCAATCCACTTCCAAGCCTAGGATCTCCTTAGAGCAAACCATGTAAAACCTAGCAAAAACTGTCCATGCTTTACTGGAAAGGGTAAAGCAAGTTGAAGCATCTCAAAGAGAGACTATTAACCATGAAGAAGATAACATGCTTAGGCAAAATAACCACGGTTACTTTAATAGGGCTCCAAACTTTGAACACGATCACAATAATCACACTAGCCCTAGGGATTATGATGATAGGATGTCCAAGGAAAACATAGAAGCATCCACCTTTGATGGCTGCCTAAACACATGAGTTTTCACTGATTGGTTACATCAGATGGAGAAATTCTTTGACTATTACCATTGGACTGAGAACAAGAAAGTGAGGTTTGCCAGGATGAAGTTAATTGGAAGAGCCGACCTTTTTTGGGAGGACCTTGAGGATACCCTTAGGTGACGACGTGAGCCCTCCATTACTGATTGGCTTAAGATGAAGGATGCACTCTCGAGGAATTATCTTCCTCCAACTTATAGAGCTCCCTCCTTGAGGAATGGGCTCGCCTAAAGCAAGGCACTGCTCCTGTGGCTAAATATATAGAGAAATTCAAGAGGCGAATTCGAATAGTCAAGGAAGAAGTTGTCACACTTAATAAGTTCAAGAAATGTTTAAATGCTAACCTACTAGGCGAGATTATCACCCAAGGACTCACTACCTTAGGAGAAGCATATGACCTTGCTAGGAATTGTGAATTAGCATCCAAATCTATCTTTTGGCGACGTTCTGAGCTCCAGAGTGTTCCTACCAACCCTCAACCTTTTGGTAGCAAATCTAGACTTGCCTTACTCCCTAAGGTCAACCCCAATAACACCCCAATAGAAAAAGAGAACAAGAGAAAATGTGTGGTCAATGAGCCTTCAAGATTAGGCTCTCGCCTCCAATGATTCAAATGCAATGGGATTGGACATATTGCAGCTAGATGTCCCTATAGAACCCTTGTCATTCAAAAGGATgatgaaaaggtaaaagatGTTAAGGAGCCGGTGTATCATCCAAATGTTGAAGAAATCCAAGATGTTGAGGCCATATGGGAAGATGATCCTAGCTACCTCGCGTGCATTAGAGCCATCTCTCCCCAGGTTGATGATTTCAAGGACATCTTTGGTATCGCTAGAGTGAATGTGGTAAGATGTGCTTTGGCACAATAGAGGGACACTAATGATTGGTGAAGGAGCGCCATCTCCCAAACTTACACCAAGTGTGGGGACAAAACTTGCAAGATTATTATAGATAGTGGGAGTTGCATTAATGCGGTCTCCTCTAACGTTGTTTCCCACCTAGGCTTGAAATTGATCCCACACCCTAACCCATATAAAGTTTCTTGGGTGGATACTTCCTCCATagccataaaagaaagatgtgttgTCCCACTTCAATTCCTCACCTACAAGGCTGAAATATGGTGTGAGGTAATTCCTATGGATGTAGGGCATATTATCTTAGGTAAACCTTGGCTTTATGATTTGGATGTCACCCTTCATAGGTGATCCAATTCTTGCTCATTTGTGTTTGAATGTAAGAAAATTGTGCTAAATCCTTTAAAACCTAAGCCAATCGACATGAGCAAGAAGACAAAAACACCAAAGGCGAAAGGCCTGAACATCATAAGCCCAAAGGCATTTGAAAGGGTAGCAGTTCAAGAATCCGTTGTGTATTCCTTAGTTGCTAGGGAACTTCATGGAGAGACCTGTGAGGAGCAACCTGAAAAAGTGAAGTTAGTGCTCCAGGAATTTAAAGATGTTTCCCCTGAGGAACTTCCCAATCATTTACCGCCCATGCGTGACATACAACACGCCATAGATTTTGTGCCCAGAGTGACCCTACCAAACTTGCCTCACTATAGGATGAGCCTTACTGAGCATGCCGAGTTGCAAAGGCAAGTAGAAGAACTACTTAGAAAGGGTTTTGTTCGCGAAACCATGAGTCCTTGTTCAGTCCTTGCACTCTTGactccaaagaaagatggaACTTGAAGGATGTTTGGTGATAGTTGTGCCATCAACAAGATCACTATGAAATATCGTTTTCCTATCCCTCGattggatgacatgttggatatgATGGCTGGAGCAACGATCTTCTCAAATATAGACTTGAAAAGCGGccatcatcaaattagggttcATCCTTGTGATAAGTGGAAAGCTGCCTTCAAGATGAAAGATGGCTTATATGAAAGGATGGTCATGCCTTTTGGATTGTCTAATGCTCCTAGTACCTTTATAAGAGTGATGACTTAAGTGCTCAAGTCTTTTATGGGGAAATTCTAGGTTGTATATTTTGATGACATCCTCATCTATAGCAAATCT
This region includes:
- the LOC142608278 gene encoding endonuclease 2, with amino-acid sequence MEYCKLQIVAIVSLVLLFPVIDAWGHDGHYIVCSIAQSRLNKGAAKKVEELLPKSAQNDLGSVCIWADQIKFHYPWSRPLHFINTPNVCNYKFSRDCKDENGREGRCVAGAIQNYTSQLIDISSKDNLTEALLFFSHFLGDIHQPLHCGFASDKGGNTIEVHWYTRKQNLHHIWDDSIIETAQESFYSSNLADQIDAIQKNITTGWADQVKSWESCSYTDTTCADVYASESIEAACDWAYKDATEGSVLEDEYFLSRLPVVSKRLAQAGVRLAAILNHYFK